gcctggctaccaccaatgtatttttttaagatttatttatttattatgtatacaacattctgcctccatgtaatcaagcatgccagaagagggcatcaaatctcattatagatggttgtgagccaccatgtgattgctgggaattcaactcaggacctctggaagagcagccagtgctcttaacctctgagccatctctccagccccccaccaatgtatttttaaagttcctTGATTCataactttctttgttctgttattataatgttagacccccgaaaacctCAAGTaaccggggtctcaggccaggttcgcggtcaccccaatcaccaggcggattcgagagcttgctgcaaactgcacgaggctttattgtaatttaacgagctaaccccatgttagctcgggtctttcacccacccgccatggcagacggctagaaaagacggctcctacgggctcccaaaagatcttatagggcagcataaggggagtatctaggggcacgcacaggctcaccattggtgtgcttccaggcttggagggcttgccctgtgttgattggtcaactggttgttatggctcataggccctcccagggtggttgctatgatctctatgtcattgctgtgtgctagtccgtaaagcacacccagggtcgtaaagcatagcgccatcagctaacttctgattggttccttgtcacaagacaggcatctgaccttttagtgactaaggttccttgtcacgagacaggcatctgacctctaagtgaccaaggcaggtttatggcaagcacgtgtttggctgttatggctgcgaaagggaagccggttccttcaattaaaaacttcctgtgatagatatggttttagttggggtgggcagtaggggaggatgggtgggagaagggaactggaattgtcttgtaaaacaatcctgtttctaattcaaataaaaaaagttggaaaaacaaaaacaaaacttcctcACTGCTTCCATGCTGAAACATGGGATTTAGGGTCACCTAAGTCTGTGTTTCCAGGCCATGATCATTCATATTTGGTTCAAGAATAAATTATCTCTCACTTTCAACACCCAAGAACTAGAATCTTACcctgtagtctaggctagcctagacctcactttgtagcccaggttggcctggaactcacaacaaTCCACtcaaactcctgagtgctggtgaaACTGGCCTACCTCTGGACTCTCCCTTTGGTTATCAGATTCCTGAAACAAAGGATCTTAAGATATTAGACTCCTCATAAGGGTTTCCTCTCAGGAGAAAAGGCTGAAGCCACAGGAAGACTTATCTCCACGAAAATGATTTATGGTGTGTCAGCTGAAGGAGAGGAAAGACTTAGAGCTGAGACAATAATGGAACTGACCACACCCAGGCCAGCCAGCTTCCTTAGGCCTATCTCTTGCCCTGTATTTAAACCCTAATCCTATGTCAGTGTCAGGCACCTGAAGTCGGGACTTGGGAACAGCCTGGAACTCTGTGTCCTTCCCATGTGGCCACATTGACTAAATCTCCTCTTTCTGATTTGCTATCAATCTGGCTCTTTTTAATTATTGAGGATAAGTGGCCAAACCTGGCTTGTTGGGACACAGCCTGTGACGCTGAATCTCTTAAcactgggatgacaagcatgtgccaacatgcccagctGGTGTTCTGTTTGTTTGGATGGGATTTGGGTTGTGCTGTtgtttcattgtgttttgttttgttttgttttgtttttttcccaaaatgGTCTTACTaggttgccctggctgtcctggaactcccactgtagaccaggctggccttgaattcacagagatcctcctgcctctgcctccagagggctgggattaaaggcacgggCCACTGTGCCCaccctgaaatttttgttttttgtttttgtttcctaggCTAGAGTTCCACCACTGAAGTACATTCCCagcactttgttttttgttgttgttgttttttaattccacagggtcttgtttttttttttttttaataccacaGGGTCTTGTTAAACTGCCCagtctggccgggcgttggtggcacacgcctttaatcccagcactccggaggcagaggcaggcagatttctgtgagttcgaggccagcctggtctccagagcgagtgccaggataggctccaaagctacacagagaaaccctgtctcgaaaaaccaaaaataaataaataaataaataaataaaatgaaataaaaaacaaataaataaattgcccaacctggccttgaactcttggtcatCCTGCCTTGAACTCCCAAATCACTTGTGTTACTCGTGTATGATAACAGGCACACCCAACTCTTCAGTGTTGGCTTGAATTACTATAGTCTTGAACTTCTTCCTATGCCCACTGGAAATCCAAACTGAGCTGTCCCAGGGCTCTGCGTGTCAAAAGAGCTCTGGGGTTCTTCCTTGAGCAGCATGATGGAGGGCAAGGAAGGTCAACCCTAACTGATGGTGCTTCACCCATCCTTGATGATGGAACCTTCTAGATAGCAGTGTAAACAGTGCATCTCTGATACCAGTGCAATGTagcaatgtatttttattgttttgtttttttgtttttccggaTGGGGTGctagcatgcaccaccacccaggccttaactcattctctctctctctccctctctctccctctctctctctctttctctctctctctctctctctctctctctctctctctcactctctctctctctctctctctctgtgtgtgtgtgtgtgtgtgtgtgtgtgtgatgcatgtatctttttaattttcaagacagtttctctgtatagtcctggctatcctagaactccctctgtagaccagattggccttcaactcactgaaatcctcctgtctcggactcccaattgctgggattaaaggtgtgtgctgctagCACCCAGTTAACAGAAGGAAAGTTTCCAGAGAGCAATTGTATCTTCAATTGAACCGTCTGCAGCACTGATTGACTGATTAGAGCTTCCAAGTTTGCAGGCAGGTTGGGAGGAGGCAGTTCTGGAGCCTAATTAAGACTACTTCTGACTGTTCAGACTCCCTAAATAGCCATTCTCTGCCCACCTGTGTGTCTCACCTAACATCCTCTGAATAACAGATAAAACCTTTGGGATACATTAACTTGACAACCTTTAATATTCACCAACTAAAAGGCCAGATGTCATCAGATACCATCTGAGGCATAAAGCCAGTATTTCTCTCCTAAGTTATAAAGTCTATTTAATGTTCCCAGTGTGTTTGAAAGGAGCCTTGACTTctgggtggcagcacatgcctttaatcccagcacttgggaagcagaaacagacagatctctgtgagttcaaggccaatctggtctacagagggattttcaggacagccagggatacacaaagaaagcctgtctaggaaaaaaaaaaaaaaaaagcaaagttttaCTACAAAAACTTAAACTACTACGATGCTGGTGCATGGGATTTGGAGTAACCTAAATGTGTGTTTCTGAGCCACAGTCATTCAGATTGGGCTACAGAATGAACTATCTCTTATCCCCTTTGAGGTAAAAGCCATGTTTTGCGTCAACACTTTCTGGTTTAGAAGCCCTCTTCCATCACCCTCTACTGATCCGCTGAGGAAGCTACACAGCAAATGCAGCTGCTTGGTGCCAAGGTTTGAGTTTGGCTTCAAATGTCCTGTTTCAAATTCCCGGTGCTAGACTTGTGGCCATGAAAAGCCTTTGTGAACTCTGGCAGCCATTTTTACCCGGGGGAGAGTGGAGCATGGCCCTGGATTGCCCAGCAGGCCACGGGgttagtgaaaggttcaggcattatgctggcctgcccctgttacctggtggaatccactcaggcaataccctggtcagcccaaggttccatgggaaagaagtctgcacgcaggtgcagaggacccctttaaaagataggcccctgcacctttacgttctctctgcccctttactctctctctccctctctctctctctctctctctctctctctctctgtgtgctctcccgtatctgtttccccgctctgtctctctatggcgaccagccatggcggtcagccattaccctgttcctcttcttagtctccccactCTGCcgcgccttataataaacttatagtcaatatgtctgtctcagcaatttctcttttcttctttttaaacaaaacaataacagttaGTGCACAAAGAACTGTTGACAATGGCACAGACCCAACTGCCACATCGTCTCTCTGGGTCTAAAAAGAGGTGCTTCTTTACACAattattggttttgtttccaatttatttatgtgtgtgggtgttttgctggAATGtatgatctatctctccagccaccccaagttttggggtttttgttttgttctttttttgagaccgtttctctgtgtagccctggatatcctggaactcactgtagaccaagctggtctcaaactcagagatgcacctacctctgcctcccgaggctgggattaaaggtgtgtgctaccacacccagttctttccccctcccttttacCTCCTTCACTCTCCACCTATCTTCGTCATAACTCTCTTCAAACACGTCATGAACCAGGTGTGACagtgtacacttgtaatcccagcacttgggaggtgaggcaggaggattttgtgAGCTCATAGCCattttggtctacatagtgaaacccaatctcagaaacaaaaaggccAGAAAGATAAAATCATGACACAgaagactgtttttgttttgtttccaccaCTTAAAAGCAaccttgggaagaaagggtttattattTGGCTTACTCATCCCAATCATAATCTACCACTGAAGAAAGATGAGGTGGATACTCAAAGTAGGAGCCTGGAGGcagcaactgaagcagagaccatgaaggaccaCTGCTTATTGGCTCGTTCTTCATGTCTTGCTCACCCTGCTTCCTTACATAACTCAGGACTACCTGCTCAGGGGTGGTACTGCTCCCACTGGGCTAGGCACTCCCACATTGCTTCCCAAGTCAgctattaatcaagaaaatgtatcaCAGACTTTCCCACAAggccaatatgatggaggcaattcctcagctggattctttcttcccagatacagcaaggttttttgatttgttttgttttgcttttttggtttttcgagacagggtttctctgtggctttggaggctgtcctggaactagctcttgtagaccaggctggtctcaaactcacagagatccatctgcctctgcctcccgagtgctgggattaaaggcgtgcgccaccaatgcctagcttaTACAGCAAGGTTTACCTCAACAAAAACCAGTTACCCCAATACATTTGTTCAtactatgtgcatatgtgtgcgtgtgcacatgggcgtcagaggacatctttcaggagttagttctctccttccactattgAGTCCTGGAGATAGCACTCAGGGCCTCAGGCTTAGTAGCAAGCACTGTTACTCCCTAAGTCATCATGCTGGTCCCATTTTCATCAATTTCATGACCCTCAAATACATATTTCATCTCTTAAGAAACCCAGAGGTGCTTCAGGGTGCTGTTCATATCCACAATGCATCTTAGATGCCAGCCACTCTCAGGAAAGTACTCCCAGAAAGGCAGGGCAGACTCACTGCTCACTGCCCTTCCCTCCCCGGTACTGTGTGGCTAAGAGGTATACCTCTGAAGACTCCTTCCTGCTGGCTTCCGGTTTCACGACCCTAGTGTTCTGGAATTCCTGGGTCAGTCTCTTCTGTAGCAGGTGGCTTTTTCTTCCGGCCCAGGTTTTACACAGCAGTGTCCCCCCAGGATGCAGGATGTCCACAGCCATGTCCACAAGGGTAAGGCACAAGCTGATAAGCCTGTCGTGATCGAGGTCTCGGATCCCAGTGGCGTTGGGCGCCATGTCACTCAGAATCACATCCGCTTTCCTTCTGGGAAGCAGGTCTAAGATTCTCTGGCGAGTTCCAGGATCAGTCACATCAGCAGGACACAGAAAAGTTGCTCCTTCCAGAGGGAATATGTGAAGAAGATCGACCCCAAGCACATAGCCCACAGGAGAGCTGCAGTCTACGGAAGCAACAGAATGCATTCTTACACCATGAATCTCCCTACCAAAACACAAGCTACAAAATAAAGTAAGGCACCAAGACCAAGAAAACCAGCTAACATGCATAGATATGCACAACAGGCCTTTTATATGAAGACACATAAGGTAGATGcagcacaggcctataatcccagcacttggaagcttgaaacagaaggatcactacaagttcaaggacaaGTTGGGCTAccaagtgagatcctgtctctcaaagcggaaaaaaataaaagacacattgTGCTTTGTAGGGTGTCCTCCCCTCCTCTTGGAAGAGCTGCAGAAGCTGAGACTTGCAAGAAAATGGTATCCTGATAGTCCTGAGTGACAAGTGGAGGTAGGACCACAGGCAAGGTACTCAATCCCCTTTGCTGTGGGTTCACTAACCCAAGCCCCTCTTCTCTAGAATTCTTCTTCCaactatctttttatttttgtctgttctgGGAATTGGGAATCTCACtaggtatcccaggctgaccCAAAACTTTTAAGTTCCTCTGTCATATAACACATTGAGtgcctggggttacaggtgggcaccaccacacccagttcccaatattcctttgttttctttttgtttgcttgctttttattcCTTGAGATagcctcactgtgtagaccagactggcctcaatctcagagaactgctgtctctgcctccagagtgttagcATCAAAGGCATGTGTGACCAGGctcagctgttttgttttggtttttaaatttatcatttatttacatgtgtgtgcttgcatgtatgaatgtgcactcaagtgcaggtgcctgcagagtccaAGGTCTGGAACTGAAGATGAGGTtgtgagctgggaaccaaactccagttctctgcaaaagcaatgctctctccagcccttcctttctggcttttggttatttgagaactgtgtcctgcctccacctccagagtgccaCAGGTGTGGCCACCACAGCCAACACAATGTTACAAAGGTGgatgttttctttcctatttcagCAGAATTTCACATAGAGAATATTAAGTTCCTATAAAATAACACACTACAGCCTATCACAGTCCCAGAATGTGGAGTCCAAAGCCCCAGGCAGCCTGTTCCTGAGGTCCTGGAGGTGGCAGTCCCAATGGCACCTCTGCAAACTCTCAGGCTTTGAAGGCACAATTTGGAAACCTCAGGGTCACATTAACTGTCTGGCCCCAAACcctgttgtcttagggtttctattgcaatGATGAAACACGATAAGCAAAAACCAAGCTGGCTTACACTTCCGTATCACTGTCCATCATTGAAAGaagccagaacaggaactcaaacaggacagtaacctggaggcaggaactgatgcagaagccatcaaggaatgctgcttcctggtttgtcccccatagcttgctcagtctgctttcttatagaactcagaaccaccagcctagggatgacaccacctactatgggctggaccctcccctatcaatcactaaataagaaaattccCTAGAGCCTGAGCGAATGGAGGCATTcccttaactgaggttccctcttagacaacttgtgtcaagttgacataaaactagccagcacacttgCCAACATGTCACTCTGAAAAAAATAACTACAGAAAAGCTCAAATGCAGGATATGGCATAACACTCCAGGAACAGATTCTATCTAGATAGTGTAATTAGGATACATTTTCCTGCTGGGCAACAGTGGTACACACccttaagcccagcactcaggaagcagaggcaggcagatctctgtgtaagctagcctggtctacaaagggaattccaggccaggtagggctattacacagaaaaaccctgtctcaaaaacaaaaaaaaaaaggggggggcggtctggagagatggctcagaggttaagagcactggctgctcttccagagatcctgagttcaattcccagcaaccacatggtggctcacaaccatctgtaatgaaatcttcTAGAatactgaatacataataaataaataaaatcaaagaaaaaatttctTTCCATTATAACTTTGGACTTTCCCTTTCATTTTGAAAGGGTCAGTATTCTATTTGTCCTGGTTAGTCAAAAGTCAACTtgccacaagctagagtcacctggaaagaagaacctcaaatgagaaaatgccttcatcaggctggcctacagggcatttttcttgattgatgattgatatgggagggtacagcccactgtgagcagtgccacccctgggcaaaTGGCCCTGAATCCATAAGAaaataggctgagcaagcccAGTAAGCAGGGTGCCCctatgatctctgctt
This genomic stretch from Cricetulus griseus strain 17A/GY chromosome 4, alternate assembly CriGri-PICRH-1.0, whole genome shotgun sequence harbors:
- the Mrm2 gene encoding rRNA methyltransferase 2, mitochondrial, producing MAWYLKLVGVPLKVQRFHTTACGCKGRTGAEHLWLKRHLKDPFVKAAKVESYRCRSAFKLMAINEKHHILRPGLRVLDCGAAPGAWSQVAVQRVNATGTDCSSPVGYVLGVDLLHIFPLEGATFLCPADVTDPGTRQRILDLLPRRKADVILSDMAPNATGIRDLDHDRLISLCLTLVDMAVDILHPGGTLLCKTWAGRKSHLLQKRLTQEFQNTRVVKPEASRKESSEVYLLATQYRGGKGSEQ